The following coding sequences are from one Planctomycetota bacterium window:
- a CDS encoding Hpt domain-containing protein, with amino-acid sequence MKNALRRVNDNTRLMAELIAFFCEDSPVLLTRIDDAKAVGNAADVGRAAHSLAGLSATFDGHCVREVALRVEELADQDRLADATTDIELLRQEVDRLCAALRAFPLSASAT; translated from the coding sequence ATGAAGAATGCGCTCCGGCGCGTGAATGACAACACGCGACTCATGGCCGAGTTGATCGCGTTTTTCTGTGAAGATTCGCCGGTGCTGCTAACGCGCATCGACGACGCAAAGGCCGTGGGCAACGCGGCCGACGTGGGGCGCGCGGCACACAGTCTGGCAGGCTTGTCGGCCACGTTCGATGGCCATTGCGTGCGCGAGGTGGCGCTCCGCGTGGAGGAATTGGCCGATCAGGACCGTCTGGCCGACGCGACGACCGACATCGAACTGCTCCGCCAAGAAGTCGATCGTCTGTGCGCGGCCTTGAGAGCCTTCCCACTTTCGGCCTCGGCGACCTAG
- a CDS encoding sigma-54-dependent Fis family transcriptional regulator, translating to MPNVMVIDDDRSVVHLVREAFRDTDINVKTAASAAEGLALFEKDPIDVVLLDVVLPNESGLETFQKIHAFDAKLPIIFITASGSSDTAIEAMKMGAHDYIPKPLDLNKLRAQVEQALDSRRLMQVPVGLPNGEMEDDGSERLVGRSPAMLDVYKAVGRVASQDVTVLILGESGTGKELIARAIYHHSQRATGPFLAVNCAALTETLLESELFGHEKGAFTGADRRRIGKFEQCHGGTIFLDEVGDMSPMVQAKVLRVLQQHDFERVGGNETINSDVRIIAATNRSLDQLVGEEKFRADLFYRLNDFSITLPPLREREADLVMLLEHFLERFARQMGKDVHGFSAEALELLTHYAWPGNVRELQNVLRKALLQTTGPVIMPDALPSELRGSPKPVSGAAASESPNRDLAAFLDERLRANSHQLFAETQAMMEAYLITRVLSITHGNQSKAAQMLGITRGSLRNKIHALGISIDHVVQIEDAVAVNGAAV from the coding sequence CGCTGTTTGAAAAGGATCCGATCGACGTCGTGTTACTCGACGTCGTGCTGCCCAATGAGTCGGGCTTGGAAACCTTTCAAAAGATACACGCCTTCGACGCCAAGCTGCCGATCATCTTCATCACCGCCAGCGGCTCGAGCGACACGGCGATCGAAGCGATGAAGATGGGGGCGCACGATTACATCCCCAAGCCGCTTGATCTGAACAAACTGCGCGCGCAAGTCGAGCAGGCGCTCGATAGCCGGCGATTGATGCAGGTTCCCGTCGGCCTGCCCAACGGCGAGATGGAAGACGACGGTTCCGAGCGGCTTGTCGGCCGCAGCCCGGCCATGCTCGACGTCTATAAGGCTGTCGGGCGCGTCGCCTCGCAAGACGTGACGGTGTTGATCTTGGGGGAAAGCGGCACCGGCAAGGAGTTGATCGCCCGGGCCATCTATCATCACAGCCAGCGCGCCACGGGGCCATTCCTGGCCGTCAATTGCGCCGCGCTGACTGAGACATTGTTGGAAAGCGAGTTGTTCGGCCACGAGAAAGGGGCCTTCACTGGCGCCGACCGTCGGCGCATTGGCAAGTTCGAACAGTGCCACGGCGGCACCATTTTCCTGGACGAAGTCGGCGATATGTCGCCAATGGTCCAGGCCAAGGTGCTGCGCGTCTTGCAGCAACACGATTTTGAACGCGTGGGGGGCAACGAAACCATCAACAGCGATGTGCGAATCATCGCCGCCACGAATCGCTCGCTGGACCAACTGGTGGGCGAGGAAAAATTCCGCGCTGATTTGTTCTATCGATTGAATGACTTTTCGATCACGTTGCCTCCGCTGCGCGAGCGGGAGGCCGATCTGGTGATGCTGTTGGAGCATTTTCTCGAGCGCTTCGCGCGCCAAATGGGGAAGGACGTGCATGGTTTCTCCGCCGAAGCGCTGGAACTGCTGACGCACTACGCCTGGCCCGGCAACGTCCGCGAGTTGCAAAACGTGCTGCGCAAGGCGCTGTTGCAGACCACGGGCCCCGTGATCATGCCCGACGCGCTCCCCAGTGAGCTGCGTGGCTCGCCAAAGCCCGTCAGCGGCGCGGCGGCAAGTGAGTCTCCCAACCGCGACCTGGCCGCTTTCTTGGACGAACGCCTGCGCGCCAACTCGCATCAATTGTTCGCCGAGACGCAAGCGATGATGGAGGCGTATTTGATCACGCGCGTCTTGTCGATTACACACGGCAACCAGTCGAAGGCGGCGCAGATGTTGGGCATCACCCGCGGCAGCTTGCGCAACAAGATTCACGCCCTGGGCATTTCCATCGATCACGTCGTGCAAATCGAGGACGCGGTCGCGGTGAACGGCGCGGCCGTCTAG